The Desulfurispira natronophila genome contains the following window.
TACCCAATATCCAGGTAAGCTGGGTTACCCAAGGCGATAAAGCTGCCCAGGTAGCACTCAACTTTGGCGCTAACGACTATGGAAGCCTGATGCTGGAGGAAAATGTTGTCAAAAGTGCTGGGGTAAGTTTCCGCATGAGCCTAGACCAGCTGGTGCACACCATACGTAACGCCGGCTTTCGAGCAATGGAGCGCAATGTGTATTATGAGCCGCTACGGGAGCACACGACATAAAAAGCAAGACCATTTGTCTGTCGTAACATGATTACTTTACCGTATAGGGTAAACCGCTCGCGCTGTGCGGTATTTCTTGACATTTTGGCTTCACTTGCCTTATGTGATTCATATACTTAACATGAAAGGAGTTTCCTATGTCTGAAACTGTTTGCCACTGTATGGACGTTGATCGGGATACTATTGTTGCCGCAATCAAAGACCAGAAGCTTACCACGGTAGAGGATGTGCAGGATGCCACTTCTGCGGGAACCGGTTGCGGTGGGTGCATTCCCGAAATCGAGACCTTGCTGGAAGAAAACAAGTAAGGCGTTTGGGTAACACTTAAAGCGCATTGAAAACACAACAGCCCTGCTGCAGTATATCTGAGGCAGGGCTGTTTGCATTGCAAAATTGAGCTAAGTTTTCTCTTTTACTCAATCAGATAGTTGCGATTGTCCTCGAACTGGTAGGGCCCCATGGTAATGGTGAAGCAAGCACCATCGTTCGTGTTGTGAACATTGATAGAACCGTGATAAGCGTCCTCGATCATGCGCTGCAGCAGGTAAAGGCTTAATCCCTTACCTTCGCTGCGGAAATCTCCGGTAGTGTAAGGAATAAAAATATGGGGCAATATATCAGCTTCCACGCCACCGGCATTATCCTCTACCTGTAGCTCCAGATAATTATTTTCCAGCACTTTGGCAGTAACTTTCAGACTAGCGGATCCAAGTTGCCGCTGCTGGGCAATGCTGGCGGTATTATCAAAGAGTTTAATGAAAATATCTACCAAATCACTGCGGGAGGCGTAGTGGTATATGGATGGATCTACCTCACAAGCCACTTTTACCTGACAACTCTCCAGTTTTGCCAACAACAACTCTTGCGCCTGGCTGCAAGCCTGTGCCAGCTGGATATGCGCTGGAGTGTCACCGGATTCATAAATACTGGTAAAGGTGTTGATCGTCTTGGAAAGAGAAGTCAAGCGCTGCATGGCCCGGTTGACGTCGTCCCTCACCTGATCCTTGTCAATATCACCAGCCTGAACAGACTCCTCCAGCTCTTGGATACACATGGAAACCACATTCAGTGGTTGACGCCACTGGTGAGCCATGTTTACCAGCATCTCCACCTGGGCTTGGCGACGCTCCTGGCGTACAATAACAGTGTCCTTGCGTCTGGCACTCAAAATGGCCTGATCAATAGTTTCCTGCTGACTTTGCAAGGTGAGCTCAAGCTCCCGCTGAACACGACGACGCTGCAGAATATTACGCACCAACAGAACCATGCCAGCGGTCTGTACCCCCAAGGCTCCTGCTAAGGTAGCAATAAAGATATTCTGCAACCGACTTAACTCAGAAGTGCGCTTCTCCACCAGGCTTTCCAGGTTATCCTGGTAGTGCTGCGCCTTAGCTTCGGCTTTTCGCTGCTGGCTGATGTCGTGGATAATTGAGAAAAGAAGTGTCTGCTGATTAAGGGTTATAGGGCATGAATAGACTTTTACGTGGCGGATATCGCCATGGGAAAGCCGGTGACGAAAATGGAAGTGATTGCGGTCCTGAGCAATGGCCAGCTGCATTTCCTGCTGGATCTGATTGCTGGAAAGAGTGTTGATATCATCAATGGAAAGAGTGACAAGGTGTTCGCGGTCATAGCCGTAGAAATCTGCAGCTGCCTGATTGGCATCAACTATCTTACCGGTATCCGGGTCGATAAGGAGCATGATGACACCATGGTTTTTGAACATCTGCTGATACAGGCTGGTGGGTTCGTCTGCGTAGGCAGTGAGAAAAAGCAACAGTAACAGAGAGACGAGCGCAAAAACTTTACCCATGTATGGCTTTCTCGATAGCTTCAAAGAGCCTGGCCTTAACAATGGGTTTAACGATAACCTGATCTGCCAGGGGTACTTCGCTGGCTTCATCAGCAAAGGCAGTGACAACGACAACGGGTTGATCAGGGTTTTGCTCTTTGATGCGCTCCAGCATCTCCCAGCCGTTCATCACCGGCATCTCCAAATCGGTAACAACAGCGTCGGGGAGATGCTCCAGGCAAAGCTCCAGCCCCTGCTTGCCATCACTGGCCTCAAAGGTAGTATGGGCAATGCGCCGTAACATGCGCCGCATGAGTTCTCTGGCCATGGAGTCGTCTTCAACAATGAGGAGGCTGTATTTGGCAGGTGATGGTTCCATGGATTACTCCTTGCCGGCAGCGGATCGTCACTTGTGATATATTTCATCTTTATTAGTATTATACAGTAAAATAGAGATGAATCAATAATGGCTTTTGGCAAAATAATAAGGAGCAGCGCAGCACGGATAATGATGCGAATACACGCAGCCTGTACGAGTTAAAACCCTGAACGAGAGGAAATGTTTGCTGGAGCGGGGTTCGCGACAAGAACTGTGATACCTCTGCGTTTAACTTATGGTAAGGCAGATTGGAATTGACACCCGGCTCGTTTGCCGTGCCGGATGTTCACACAAGATGATGTTTTTTGGGCAAGAAGACTACCTTCGCCTCGCTTCAACATGCTTAAGTTGCCGGGTGCTGCGATTTTCGCTCTGATCACCGGATTCCATTTTTTCAATAGCCTGTTTCAGTAACTGTGACTGGGAGGCCAGCTCTTCCACATCACGTGAAGACTGTGCCATAGCCTCATCGGTCTCGATCGATATTCGGCGTACTTCCTCAATTGAGCTGTTGATCTCCTCGCTGGTGCTGGACTGTTCTTCCATCGAGTTTGCGATCAGGCGTATCTGATCGGTGGCAGATTGCACCAGCTCGACAATCTCCTGCAGGGCATGCCCAGAGCGATTGGCCAGCTCTGTAGCCTCGCCTATAACCTCGGTGGTTTCATCCACTTTGGTGGTGTTCTCATGGGCACCCTGCTGGATCGCTTCCACTGCACGAGCTACCTCCTGGGTGGCATCCATGGTTTTTTCTGCCAGCTTGCGTACTTCATCGGCTACCACAGCAAATCCACGCCCGGTATCGCCAGCTCGTGCTGCCTCAATGGCGGCATTCAGGGCCAGCAGGTTGGTCTGGTCAGCAATGTCGCGTATCAGGTTCATGATCGTGCCGATATCCCCAGCTTGTTGGTTGAGGGCGTTCATATTCTCCTTGAGCACCAGTGACTGCTCACGAGCCTCTGCGATGGAGTTGACGGCGCTCGCAAGCACTTCGGATCCCTGGTCAGCTTGTTCGCGGGCTGACTGGGCCGAGCTGTGTGTCTGAGATGCCTTGTGGGCAACATCCAGCATGGTCTGATTCATGCGCTCCATGGCAGCGGCAGTATTTTCGATTTTTGCGCGTTGCTGCTGAGCGCCACCGGTAGCCTGCTGAATCTGACTGGCAAGCTGCTGGGAAATATCAGTAACCCGGCTACTGACTCCTCCTACCTGATGAGCGGCTTGGGCCACAGCGTCATTGATATTGTCCATCATTTTGTTCAGGGATCGTCCCAACAAACCGATTTCATTCTTTTCCCGTGCTGCCAGTTTGTGCTGTCGGTTCCCTTCAGCCACACCTTGGGCAAAGTTCAGGGCCCGGGTCAGAGGGCGATGAATCATGAGCCGCATGATGACGATGACGATAATTATAACTGGAACCAGAACCGCAGCCAGCACCGCTACAATACCCATGATATTTTCGCGCTTCTGCTGGTCAATGGTCTCATTGTTAAGGGTTATGCGCAGATAGGAAGCAATCTCCCCTTCACCCCAGTTAGTGTGGCAAGCTATGCAATCTCTGGTAACAGGCATTTCGTAATAGAAATGGGACTGACGCTCATCCAGACGATGCGCCATGCCACGCTCAAAACTCAGATTCTGGTCGAGGCGAATATGGCAGTCACTACAGGCGATTCCCTGAGATTGGTATAGTTCAACGTGCTGTCGCCCGCTAGGGGTTTCTTCCATATCCACCAAGTGCCAGTCTTCGCGGTGGTACATGCCGCTGCTGTCCTCGTGGAGCTGGCGATTGGGGTTGCTGAGCTGACCGTTGGTGTATACAAAGGGGATGCCCACGGTGGGTTCACCGGAAAGGTAGTTCATCAGGCCATAGTTGCGGGCGTACATGGCCACTTCATCTACTTCATTGACGCGCGTAAAGCTGTCGATGACGTTTTGAAAGGAGTTACGCTGGCCTTTGGCGATGGAGTCTGCTGTGTTTTCCACCAGCATATCCATGTAGCTGTAGCCGTGCTCCACCAGGCGTTCGTTGGTGAGTCGCTCCTGCCACTGCAGATAAGAGTAGAAGGCCACTACAAACACTACAAAAGCGCCCAGGGCGATATAAAGCACGGAACGAAAGGTAATGGAATTGTAGAATCTGACACGATCCTGAGAATTTGCCATAGTCAGACCCTCCTGGGGATGATGTCACGTGTATCGTCATAGGTGTGGAACATGACTCGACG
Protein-coding sequences here:
- a CDS encoding (2Fe-2S)-binding protein, yielding MSETVCHCMDVDRDTIVAAIKDQKLTTVEDVQDATSAGTGCGGCIPEIETLLEENK
- a CDS encoding PAS domain-containing sensor histidine kinase; amino-acid sequence: MGKVFALVSLLLLLFLTAYADEPTSLYQQMFKNHGVIMLLIDPDTGKIVDANQAAADFYGYDREHLVTLSIDDINTLSSNQIQQEMQLAIAQDRNHFHFRHRLSHGDIRHVKVYSCPITLNQQTLLFSIIHDISQQRKAEAKAQHYQDNLESLVEKRTSELSRLQNIFIATLAGALGVQTAGMVLLVRNILQRRRVQRELELTLQSQQETIDQAILSARRKDTVIVRQERRQAQVEMLVNMAHQWRQPLNVVSMCIQELEESVQAGDIDKDQVRDDVNRAMQRLTSLSKTINTFTSIYESGDTPAHIQLAQACSQAQELLLAKLESCQVKVACEVDPSIYHYASRSDLVDIFIKLFDNTASIAQQRQLGSASLKVTAKVLENNYLELQVEDNAGGVEADILPHIFIPYTTGDFRSEGKGLSLYLLQRMIEDAYHGSINVHNTNDGACFTITMGPYQFEDNRNYLIE
- a CDS encoding response regulator, whose protein sequence is MEPSPAKYSLLIVEDDSMARELMRRMLRRIAHTTFEASDGKQGLELCLEHLPDAVVTDLEMPVMNGWEMLERIKEQNPDQPVVVVTAFADEASEVPLADQVIVKPIVKARLFEAIEKAIHG
- a CDS encoding methyl-accepting chemotaxis protein — translated: MANSQDRVRFYNSITFRSVLYIALGAFVVFVVAFYSYLQWQERLTNERLVEHGYSYMDMLVENTADSIAKGQRNSFQNVIDSFTRVNEVDEVAMYARNYGLMNYLSGEPTVGIPFVYTNGQLSNPNRQLHEDSSGMYHREDWHLVDMEETPSGRQHVELYQSQGIACSDCHIRLDQNLSFERGMAHRLDERQSHFYYEMPVTRDCIACHTNWGEGEIASYLRITLNNETIDQQKRENIMGIVAVLAAVLVPVIIIVIVIMRLMIHRPLTRALNFAQGVAEGNRQHKLAAREKNEIGLLGRSLNKMMDNINDAVAQAAHQVGGVSSRVTDISQQLASQIQQATGGAQQQRAKIENTAAAMERMNQTMLDVAHKASQTHSSAQSAREQADQGSEVLASAVNSIAEAREQSLVLKENMNALNQQAGDIGTIMNLIRDIADQTNLLALNAAIEAARAGDTGRGFAVVADEVRKLAEKTMDATQEVARAVEAIQQGAHENTTKVDETTEVIGEATELANRSGHALQEIVELVQSATDQIRLIANSMEEQSSTSEEINSSIEEVRRISIETDEAMAQSSRDVEELASQSQLLKQAIEKMESGDQSENRSTRQLKHVEARRR